A segment of the Cricetulus griseus strain 17A/GY chromosome 6, alternate assembly CriGri-PICRH-1.0, whole genome shotgun sequence genome:
TCACACCTGCCTATTCTCCATTACAAAAGCATCTAGGTATCTAGAACTTACTGAAGcttccagaaaattaaaaaaaaaaaaaatcttgtctaAAAGTCAGTCCTGTGGCTTGAGATGAGGCATAGGGAAATGGTGCTAAGACATTAAAGAGACCTGAACATGAAATGGATGACTCTTAGAGGGGGGATTAAGTCAGCAAATACGGTGTAATCAAAAATCTCTGTGCATGTCTATCGATGCCAAACTCAGAAATAAAAGGCCTGGAATGACTGCTTCAAGGACAGTCTGAGCTAGTTATAGAGCCTCCCCcgacccccacccctacccccatccccaATAGAGCAGAGAATAGCAAAGCAACTCCACTATCTCAGTAGAAACTAGTTAAGAGTATTCTTTCAAAAGTTTGGACTGAACATCAATGTCTCGTTTCCAGTCATTATAATAGAAAGAGAGGGGTCAAAGAAAGCAGAGAactgggaaaggagagaaggggaaggggggcCGAAAACTGGGCATCTTCTGGAACCTAAAATACGAACTGGCCAGTTTGTAAGACTCCCCTGGAACTTAGAACCAACAGCAGTCACGAAGGACTGAGCCTCCATAGCTCCCTGAAAAGCCGGCAGTTTGCTCTGCAGTGAGTAAGGAAGGCTGGGGGTGTGCATCAGCTTCTGGTGGGAGGCTTCCAGCTGTTGGCTAGCAGTCTAGGTGGTGGATGTGGACAAGCAATTCCCTTAAACAACTGATTTTTTGCCAAGGACAAAAACGCTGAAAGCTCATCCAAAAACTCCTCTGCAATTAAAGTTGCAGTGAAGTGATGGCTCTGTCCACCTCCCTTACCAGAGAGTTAACCCTGTTCTTGGCTAGCACTTTCACCCACGAGCCACAGATGAACACCTCCTTCATCGTCCTGCCCCTTGCCTTGGCCTTGCAGCTCACTGCAAACCCCGCTTCACTACGTTGGCATGTAATAACTCTTTTACTCTTTCTGACGCTTTCATCAGTTCTTCCTTCCTTAAAACAATAATACCACCACCACACCTCCAAAAAGAAGTGAGAAAGAAATAACTTCCCAGATCCTGCCCCGCCCCCCTTGTTCCCGGACAAGCAGGTAGACAGGAATAAGCAGTGGGTCAGTGCTTTGGCCAGGGCCATCTGGTACCTGGCCACTTTAAGTCAAATCAAAGGTGAGAGGGGCAGCATTGAAGGACACTCTCAAGAGCGTGTGTGACCCAGGTTCTCTGCCACTTTCAGCCTTTCTCCCCAAATCCTTTTCTTGTTCATCACATCAAGAGTGTTTAGTGACCTCTTCCTGGCCTTAGGAAATGAAGATACTACAAACCCAGCTAGGACGGCTCTTTTCTTTGCCTCCACTTCCTGGCCGAGGGGGGCGCAGCGCGGCTCTGCCACCAGCAGGGGCCGCTGTGCGCTTGGAGCAGCCGCCGGGCCACCGCCGCGGCCCGCGCCTCCCACGGCCCCTCCGGCCCAACCCGCCAAGTTCCAAGAGCTCCCAGTCGAGCGAGCACTGCCGGGAACGAGCAAAGCCCGGGCAGCACAAGGCGCACACGAGCCAGCTTGCAGCGCGCCCAGGAGAGGTTCCTGAGACTCTCACGGCCCAGGGACTTTGAAAGGGAGGCTGAGGAGCCCCGTACGCACAAGTGTGCCAGCCAGCGCTCCTTCCAGCACCTGTTTCTCCGGCGCCACCGCCTCCCGGTCCCCACCCCTCCGATCCTCGCCTTCCTGGCTCCCGCTTGCTCCCGTGATGAATTCAGTGCTGGGCAACCAGACCGACGTGGCCGGTCTCTTCCTGGCCAACAGCAGCGAGGCTCTGGAGCGCGCCGTGCGCTGCTGCACCCAGGCGTCGGTGGTGACCGACGATGGCTTCGCCGAGGGTGGCCCCGACGAGCGTAGCCTGTATATCATGCGCGTGGTGCAGATCGCAGTTATGTGCGTGCTTTCGCTCACCGTGGTCTTCGGCATCTTCTTCCTTGGCTGCAACCTGCTCATCAAATCCGAAGGCATGATCAACTTCCTGGTGAAGGACCGGAGGCCGTCTAAAGAGGTTGAGGCAGTGGTCGTGGGACCCTACTGAGAGGCCCTCTGGTCCCCCACGGCTGGTGCTCCTGGCCTCTCCAGTACTCCACCAGCCGTGATGCACCTCTCACCATCAGAGACCGAGTAAAGCAAACCTGTCGGAGTCAGAATTTTTTTCTCTCGCCTCCTGCCTTTGGGGAAAAAGTGACCCATTTCTGATCGCTCTCCTAAAGGCCCCAAGCAAGCCTTCAGACGGAGCATCCAGACTTTGGGACTCAGCAGCAGGTGGCAAAAGAGGGTGATTAAGGCGCAGAACTTTGGGAGCCGTTGCTTGCCTGAGACGCGGGGAGATGGACCAGGCGAAGGCCCCTTTCCACCTGCAGGTGGGCCCAGCATTGGGGACATCTGGAGAGGCCGAGAAAGGcgggagttggggtggggaggataTCCAGAGGCACTAGTAGCCGGGTGACACGAAATTGACCTGTTTCTACAGCACACTGCAGACCTAATGGGAACATAGATGTGTGTGGGTTTTGCGACCTGCGGGGAGAGTGGAACTTTGATCAATAGTAACCTGTGGTTTATAGAGATCTGTGTTAGTTTGCTTGAATACAAATATTTGATAAGTCTTTTAAGCCCTAGTGGCCTGTTTGCCTGCCTGCGGGTTAGAGTTTTTGTCATCttgggagaaggggtggggggagggtagCCTGAGACTGTGAATGGggttaagtgctttcttttagtGCATTTCCAGCTGGGTCTCTTTGGGAGGCTGGCGCTCCAGCTAAGCCCGGGACAAAGATCCAGAGTAGAATTTGTAGCTCGTGTATGCACGGTTTACTCCACAAAAGTGCTCTTGATATCCGTGACAacgtttgactttttttttcttatttaacatttccttaataaatgaaacatttaagtGTTTTGTTTCTGGCCTCCTGGTAGTCATTCTATTCTCCTGGCGGACAGGAAGGTCGGCTGTGCAGTCTGGGTCCTGGCCAGGAGGTTTCGCCTTGCCGGAGCTGCGATTCTACTTCGTAGAGCCTTATATCCccggagggagggaaggaggggcccGACAGAGTGCACACACCAAGCCTCAGGCACAAAAGCCATCTCGAAAACAGCGGCCTTTGTTTTCTCCCATATTTACGACTTCAAATTTCACTTTGTCTCGGATGTCAGGGAGGTCCCCGCGGGAAGATTACACTTCCGTACCAGGCTCCTTGGAGAACTTAGGCTACCCCGCTAATGAAAGAAGAAGCCGGCCAAGCTAGCCTTTAGGGAGGGCGTCTTTCCCCTGACCCACGTCAGCAGGACAGCATAGGGATGctgctccagaaaaagaaaagtgcagGTTCTGAAGAAAAGTAGCTGAGGAAGTTCGAAATACTGAGCAGAGAAACCCTTGTGTCCAAGTCAGGAGGTATTCGTTGTCTTTGTCGTAAAACGTTTTCTAGAGAAAGGAATCAGATATAAGAGACCAATGACGAAATGACGAGTGTTTAAGGTGATGAGTTAATCCCACATTATACCCCGTAAATATAAGTAATCCATCCATCAATTGATTAAAAATAGTACAGaaagagcacagagagagagagagagagagagagggagagagagagagagagagagatgaacattTGCCTTCCTCTTTAGTCAGGCAGCTCAAAGGAGATAGCCTAGTCCTGATACTCAAGACTACTACAACCCACACTGGAAAGCCTGGTCTGGAACAGCTACAGATGGTGGCTGTACAGACATTTAGGGCACAGAAATTGAACAGTGTTAAAAGAAGGGCCTAGAAAACAGCCTGAAGGTTCCAATAGTTTGAGGTTTAACTTGGTCAAAGGTTTGAGcagcttttctttctgtctaaTTTTCTACCAGGATTCTGtaacagagaaaaatgtaaagatgtcACAATAGTAGATGTAAAAGTACCATGAAATGTCCCATTTTTATAGAGAAATGGCACACAAGCATGGCCTATGCCTCAGAGGTCTGGGTTCCTCTCAGAGTTAACCTTACAAGCATTATAGCCTAGAGTTTTAGAAATTTAATGTTAATAGTGTCAGActtacatgaatacacacactcacactcatacacacacacactcacatattctcacacatacacactcacacacagagattgGAAGTTTGGCCTGTTTAGTCTTTTTAACAGagaaggtttgtttgttttcttgtgtgggagCAGTGGGGTCAGCCATCAACAGGTAGCCTGCTGAGTCACAGAAGGCACTATGCAGTTTGGTAGTATGTGGGAGAAGAGATGAGACTTCTATTTTGTCCACAGTTTCTGTGGCACTGAGTTTGTCTGCTGCCTCTGTgtttcagagaaaacaaaatagcaCAAGGAATCCACTCTGTAACAAGCCAGATGCTTAAATGTAACTCTGGTTTGTAGCTGTCATACTCACTGTCCTGTGGATTTACAAGCCCACCAGTGGGCTCAGTACTGTAGACATATTATTTATACTAAAAACACATCTGTTAGAGTTACTAGGAATCTTTCCTTGTACCTGGATATGTTCTGCATGCATGATAGCAGCTAGCTCCCGTGAATGGGAAGGAATTAACCCTGCAAGCCAATTTGAAATTGTTTGAAATCTGTTGGAACAGATTTTCACTGAAAACAAAAGTCCCACAAATTGAGAAAACAGTTCTCACACAATTGAATCCCTCCAGAATCACCTCTAACTTCATCTTCTTAGCATTTCTTCACCCCTCTTACATCTTCCCTGTACTTCAAAAGCAAAACATACACTTTCATCTCCTCATGCATATTTGTTCTCTCCTCTACAGAAATTGTGATTGGGACATGAGACAGAACCTGCAAGCGTTAGTCCTTAGGCAGAAAGGCCACAGGAGCATAGTACTGAGATCTGTGATCTATGTATTCCAGGGAAACGCAGTCTGAAATACAGAACCCTACAGACAGCTTCATGAAAACAACCCATCTCTCCCATCATATCCATTTGTTACTTAGAGAGATGCCAAGTGGCCAAGTGGCCAAGTGGTTCTGGTTTTTATAGGTGAAAGGAAAAGCTTTTTACACACCCTCTTCCCTGGTGGCCACACAGCAACCACTGTTACAGATCCGCACCACTATTCCTCCTCATCTTTGAATCTCTGTGTTCTGCATTCTAACAAATGCATGAAATGAAACTTTTAATCCCACCCAGAGTTTATGgagtattttttttcattttctcaccaACAAGCTTCCAGGAAAGTAGGTTTTGAACCTCATCCTCTATTTCACCTAAGAAATCAACGTTAGCCTAAAGAGATTGGGAATTAAGAGAATGAATACAGACACTAATGTCTGTTGTCCCACTTTTACATCTACCATGTGGCCAGTAATGTGAAGATAAGGTTGTGTGTCTGGGTTGACACTCAGCTTTCTGTAAAGAGCTTCCTTGATCTGCTTGGCCCAAGGGGGACTCTTCTGGTGAGTCCCAAAGCCTTTCTGGAACTACAGCACAGAGAGAGCAGAGGTTTTCATGAAAAGAAGCTGACAGGTGAGCAGAATTTCAGGCTAGACAGATAGCCAGTAATGCCTCTAAGCAGAAGTGAGTGGCCTCCACAGGAGAAGCCTATCCTagttaatacatttttttcttttctaagagcaTAAGATGGATCAAGAACATAAGGGCTAGTTACCTTGAAGGACTCAAAGCACAGGTGACTCTGCCATATTGAATCTGAAGTCACAGTTACTCTTAATAGATAATATGTGATGTCTGATTCAAAATCTACTTGGCTTCTCTGTGGTCCTGAGTCCATCTGTGTCTCCCTGTGGTATTCAAGGAAGGGCACATGCTGGATAGTAGAACCCTGGGTTCACATTGGTCTCTAAGTGGCTGCGTGGCCTTGAGGATGGTTGATTCTAAGGAGATATTTCAATTCTATTAAATTAATTTGCTAACATTTTCAGCATGTTCTCTACATCTCTGCAATATATCTTAAAATGCATCTTATTTTCTAGTCTTGGTGATTGTCAGAATTTTCATTTCTCACAAGAAAACAAAGGGCATATCTATGGGAggcattttattttaagtaatCAAGGTAAAATACAGATAGCTCACCTTACATAGATACCATAGTATGATATCACTGGATGAGGAAAAAGAAGCCCCATTTAAATGAGAATACATTGTTTCTGATACAAATTTCCTGAGTATTAAAGAGAAATTAATTGCAATTTTTCTCCCCCAGAAAATTCTTCCTTTGAGCTTGGACAACAGCATACAAGAGATGTTCCAAACATTTGTCATTTTGGGGTGGGGTTACAATTCCAGGAAAGAATTACAGGTTTCAGTTTGTTCAAGATCTAAGCCTAGTTCAAAACTCCATGGAAGCAATCTCCAAGTCTATAGCAATCTCCAAAATAGGAATCAATACATCTTCCATCCACCTGTCAAGTCCCATTTAGACATGTGCACAAAAGCTCAAATGGGATATATTTTAAAGTCCGCTCCAGCAGTAATTGATTTCTAACATCTGCATTTAAATGCTTGGTGGCTATTTGTTTTCACGGCCCACTTCacattctagattttttttttttgtattgttataAACGCTTAAGAAGTTGAAAGTCCAGGATATATTTTACAGCAACATCTCTGATTTTATAATTCTTTGCAAGCTGAATACTCTTAGGAATTAAAATGCATAGCTATTTAAATCACACATTAATTAAAGTGATCATAATTTTATAAACTGAATTAATGTTCATATTTCATGTGCTTTATTTTCAATACATTTGAGGAACTAAAAGTATTGAGCAAAAACTTCAATGAAGACTGTTGTGAAGATAACtagacacatttaaaaatattcactttGCAAACAGTAGCTTGCTTCATAATCCAAACAACAGTATCTACATATGAGAATAACATGTCGTATTTTCATGTACTCAACTATGAGATTTTGAAAGATTAATGGGTAGTTTTCTCTCCTGAATATATGTAAGTACTTGCTTGCTGCAATATTTGTGAGTGGGTGAATGTGAGCAAGAGTGATCAATACAGAAAAGGTCAAGTCATTTGTGATGATGCTGAACAGCACTGCACCCCGCCCCCTCCCGGTTCAGATCCAGTTTCCACTAGAACTACTCTCTTATGAACTCATGACTCAAACTGCCATATAGTGTTTTCCTGCAATTATGTGCACACAGCACACTATACTTACTATTGAACAAAATGAGATCATTTCTATACATTTGAATCCtaagacacaggcacagacaaacacacaaaagagaaagtaaagaatCTTTCCACAACAGTCAGATACTAAAGAACTGCTTCTTGCTTCTATTTTGAGATTCATAgttctataaatatatgtatgtaattatGCCATAGCCTATGTGTCTGCACAGTCTATTGCAGCAAGAAAAggttacagttttattttttattttttttttactttgcctGCCTTCGCTGCCCCACCACTTCTCCCCTCATTATGCACTGCTTTCCTCATCCACATCTAAAGGATATACTGCCCAGAAAGAGTCATTGATTTTTATCAG
Coding sequences within it:
- the Rprm gene encoding protein reprimo, with the protein product MNSVLGNQTDVAGLFLANSSEALERAVRCCTQASVVTDDGFAEGGPDERSLYIMRVVQIAVMCVLSLTVVFGIFFLGCNLLIKSEGMINFLVKDRRPSKEVEAVVVGPY